In one window of Mucilaginibacter auburnensis DNA:
- a CDS encoding DUF4442 domain-containing protein: protein MLVSARVLKWLLRFYPPLFFQRIWTVKICHDFTGITLKISKSVFNTNYNHSIFGGTIFSAADICYPVLFHQIFSNKGYSVAVWSRSAEIHFIKKITNKVVFSVNLSAEQIQEVEVQLNQSGKFIRYYPIVICNMIGEVCADLKCEVYIRDLTFTKPDSE from the coding sequence ATGTTAGTTTCAGCACGCGTGTTAAAATGGCTTCTTAGATTTTATCCGCCTTTATTTTTTCAGAGGATATGGACAGTTAAAATTTGTCATGATTTTACCGGAATAACCCTAAAGATCAGCAAGAGCGTATTTAATACCAATTACAATCACTCCATATTTGGAGGAACCATATTTTCAGCTGCAGATATCTGTTATCCGGTTCTGTTTCATCAAATTTTTAGCAATAAAGGTTATAGCGTTGCCGTATGGTCTCGTTCAGCCGAAATTCATTTTATAAAAAAAATAACTAACAAAGTAGTTTTCAGTGTTAACTTGTCTGCTGAACAGATACAAGAAGTTGAAGTGCAGCTAAACCAAAGCGGAAAGTTTATCAGGTACTACCCTATTGTTATTTGTAATATGATTGGCGAAGTTTGCGCCGACCTAAAATGCGAAGTATATATTCGTGACCTTACGTTTACAAAACCCGACAGTGAATAA
- a CDS encoding tetratricopeptide repeat protein: protein MKIKNLFASAGLAFFLVAPAFAQKGELSTAKSSFDTYDGLRATNNAALVKQSLTKAKAAIDKAAVHEKTSALPETYALKAAIYAHSAMQDSVESTSAPLFTAAEEALVKGKELDVKKENEKYLSSAESALAQSKLNFGVSYYKANKFDDAYKAFDYSQKYAKGDTSAIYFAGISAGAAKNYPAAIEQYKKLLATNFSEKDKIYLDLSSLYLSVKDTVNAMNIAAEAVQKYPADAELRKREIEVSLQSGKVDQVLSKILSAIEKDPKNKTLYYYAGITYSQIADGFTPKISKTKDATALAALHKEKESNFVKAADMFKKAVEIDPAYFDAILNLGYVTLNPAIDTYNAAQQLPATKQKEYDAALAKSKTQFEAARPYLEKATEVQPNNVDAWSNLKTYYIGTQNTAKANEVQKKIDELSKK from the coding sequence ATGAAAATAAAAAATTTATTTGCCAGCGCAGGCTTAGCATTTTTTTTAGTTGCGCCCGCGTTTGCACAAAAAGGCGAACTATCTACAGCTAAAAGTTCTTTTGATACTTACGATGGGTTACGTGCAACAAATAACGCTGCATTGGTAAAGCAATCTCTTACAAAAGCTAAAGCCGCAATTGATAAAGCTGCTGTTCACGAGAAAACGTCAGCCTTGCCTGAGACCTATGCTTTAAAGGCTGCAATCTACGCTCATTCAGCAATGCAAGATTCTGTAGAATCCACTTCCGCACCGCTTTTCACCGCTGCTGAAGAAGCTTTGGTAAAAGGGAAGGAGCTGGACGTTAAAAAGGAGAATGAGAAATATTTATCATCTGCTGAGTCTGCATTAGCTCAAAGCAAGTTAAATTTCGGAGTTTCTTATTATAAAGCAAACAAGTTTGACGATGCTTATAAAGCCTTTGATTACAGTCAAAAATATGCCAAAGGTGATACCTCGGCTATATATTTCGCCGGTATATCAGCCGGGGCTGCAAAAAACTATCCGGCGGCTATTGAACAGTATAAAAAACTATTGGCAACTAATTTCTCAGAAAAAGATAAAATCTATTTAGATCTTTCATCATTGTACTTATCTGTAAAAGATACAGTGAATGCAATGAATATTGCTGCGGAAGCTGTTCAAAAATACCCTGCTGATGCTGAATTACGCAAAAGAGAAATAGAGGTATCATTACAATCAGGAAAAGTTGACCAGGTTTTAAGCAAGATACTATCTGCCATTGAGAAAGATCCAAAAAATAAAACTTTGTATTATTACGCTGGTATTACTTACAGCCAGATAGCAGATGGTTTCACACCGAAAATATCCAAAACTAAAGATGCTACCGCTTTAGCTGCTCTACATAAAGAGAAAGAATCAAATTTTGTAAAAGCTGCCGATATGTTTAAAAAAGCGGTTGAAATTGATCCGGCGTATTTTGATGCAATTCTAAATCTGGGTTATGTTACATTAAATCCTGCAATTGATACTTATAACGCTGCTCAACAATTACCTGCAACAAAACAAAAAGAGTATGATGCTGCTTTAGCAAAATCAAAAACTCAGTTTGAAGCTGCCAGACCATATTTAGAAAAAGCAACAGAAGTTCAGCCGAATAACGTTGATGCATGGAGTAATTTGAAAACTTACTACATAGGAACTCAAAATACCGCTAAAGCGAACGAAGTTCAAAAGAAAATAGACGAACTTAGCAAAAAGTAA
- a CDS encoding tetratricopeptide repeat protein, which yields MFITPEAFCQSEVLKGVVNSLARYKRNKELKYLSAAKKSIDSLIAVNNDTSNFEKNVYLAVINSSVLYADSLNSLNLPADLLNKTTQLVDKLNGSRKRKVFEEDLKYVANCLANVHIRNAFNYLKKSDLLVAQQNLLSAKKYAPHFNRLDAYLAYINGRLGNLSAAASFYNNLPLTEEAWSENIEAASAVYKAVGDTTKAIKLLERVRRSSPENGFLLLDEANIYNNKRDYASLAPLLPALLESNSNNPDIVFVAANCYDRLNNFEKAEALYSQAIELNSSAYEPIFNLGLLYLRKAQLKNFTDNKDLLAATKWLEKAHEVAPLNTNNLEALRLLYTKTGNTVQLNNINNKLKQLTN from the coding sequence ATGTTTATCACACCCGAGGCATTCTGCCAATCGGAAGTGCTGAAAGGTGTGGTAAACAGTCTTGCTCGTTACAAAAGAAATAAAGAGCTGAAATATTTGTCAGCTGCAAAAAAGTCAATTGATAGCCTGATCGCTGTCAATAACGACACATCCAACTTTGAGAAAAATGTGTACCTGGCTGTTATAAACAGTTCTGTGTTGTATGCAGACTCGCTTAACTCTCTAAATCTTCCTGCTGACCTTTTAAATAAGACAACACAATTGGTTGACAAATTAAATGGAAGCAGAAAAAGGAAAGTCTTTGAAGAGGATCTAAAATACGTTGCTAATTGTCTTGCTAACGTACACATTCGTAATGCTTTTAATTACTTAAAAAAGTCAGATCTGTTGGTTGCGCAGCAAAATTTATTAAGTGCTAAAAAGTATGCTCCGCATTTTAATCGTCTGGATGCCTATTTAGCTTATATTAACGGAAGATTGGGAAATTTATCTGCAGCTGCCTCTTTTTACAACAATCTACCATTAACAGAGGAGGCCTGGAGTGAGAATATTGAGGCAGCTTCTGCTGTTTATAAAGCCGTAGGAGACACGACAAAAGCAATAAAATTACTTGAAAGAGTTAGAAGATCATCACCGGAAAATGGTTTCCTCTTACTTGATGAGGCTAACATTTACAATAATAAACGCGACTATGCTTCGTTAGCACCTCTTTTACCTGCATTACTTGAATCAAATAGCAATAATCCGGATATAGTTTTTGTCGCGGCTAACTGCTATGACAGGCTAAACAACTTTGAAAAAGCCGAAGCTCTTTATTCACAGGCTATAGAGTTAAACAGTTCCGCCTACGAACCAATATTTAATTTAGGCTTGCTTTACTTACGAAAAGCACAATTAAAAAACTTTACAGATAATAAAGACTTATTAGCTGCAACGAAGTGGCTCGAAAAAGCACATGAAGTGGCTCCGCTTAACACAAATAACCTGGAAGCTTTGCGCTTACTTTATACCAAAACCGGAAATACAGTACAACTAAATAACATTAATAATAAACTGAAACAGTTAACCAATTAA
- a CDS encoding GNAT family N-acetyltransferase: MNKVYMNDEAFTKKGFLISTDQSLLDMDVIYNYLDKDSYWSKGVPFDRLERAVKNSLSFGVYHNKTQIGFARVITDTATFAYLADVFILPDYRRQGLSKWLVQTIMVHPDLQGLRRWSLATADAHGLYAQFGFSEITHPERWMQIYTPYKVED, translated from the coding sequence GTGAATAAAGTTTACATGAACGATGAAGCCTTTACTAAAAAAGGCTTTTTAATATCAACAGATCAATCCCTGCTTGATATGGATGTTATTTATAATTACCTTGACAAAGATTCATATTGGTCAAAAGGAGTTCCATTTGATCGTTTGGAACGAGCAGTTAAAAATTCGCTAAGTTTTGGTGTGTATCATAACAAAACACAAATTGGGTTTGCAAGAGTGATAACAGATACAGCGACATTCGCTTACTTGGCCGATGTTTTTATATTACCCGATTACAGAAGACAAGGATTGTCTAAATGGCTGGTGCAAACCATTATGGTCCACCCAGATTTGCAGGGTTTGCGTAGATGGAGCCTGGCCACTGCCGATGCGCATGGCCTTTACGCACAATTTGGCTTTAGTGAAATAACGCATCCTGAAAGGTGGATGCAGATTTATACGCCTTACAAGGTTGAGGATTGA
- a CDS encoding MATE family efflux transporter: MKTTYKKYKNHYRDNLKLAIPVVISQMGHTLVHASDSIIVGHFAGTVSLAAVSLASSIFVVPMVIGIGISYGSTPLIAQHNSREEFSACGRLLSNSLFINLLSGILLFSFIAVGSAYALEHLKQDQKVIVQAKPFLILLGTSIIPMLVFNTFKQFAEGLGFTKQAMLISIWGNILNICLGIIFVKGLFGIKPMGIMGVGYSTLIDRCTMALVMAVYIFRSKHFKKYLTDFSLTKIDAKRCLQILGIGGPVALQYGFEVSAFSGAAVIIGSIGLVQLAAHQIAINLASITYMMSSGLSAAAAIKSGNYFGVRDHSSLRKSANASYHVVIAFMAITAIIFTIGNNFLPWIYTEDKAVIAVASQLLIIAAMFQLFDGTQVIGLGILRGMSDVNIPTLITFFAYWVLGLPLGWLLGIYLDWGVSGVWYGLTAGLLASAILLYTRFKVISHKHRLADRNALIIARD; this comes from the coding sequence ATGAAAACAACTTACAAGAAATACAAAAATCATTATAGGGATAACTTAAAACTGGCTATACCAGTGGTTATTTCTCAAATGGGTCATACCCTGGTACATGCTTCAGATAGTATAATTGTTGGCCACTTTGCCGGCACTGTAAGCCTGGCAGCTGTATCATTAGCCAGCAGCATTTTTGTTGTTCCAATGGTTATTGGCATAGGAATTTCGTACGGCTCTACCCCACTTATTGCCCAACACAATAGCCGTGAAGAATTCTCAGCATGTGGAAGATTGCTGTCCAATAGTTTATTTATAAACCTCCTTAGCGGAATATTACTTTTTTCATTCATTGCGGTAGGTTCGGCTTACGCACTTGAGCATCTAAAACAGGATCAGAAAGTTATTGTACAAGCAAAGCCTTTCTTGATATTGTTGGGCACATCTATTATTCCTATGCTGGTCTTTAATACTTTTAAACAGTTTGCAGAAGGACTGGGATTTACCAAACAGGCTATGCTGATCTCCATATGGGGTAACATACTCAACATTTGTTTAGGGATAATATTTGTTAAAGGACTATTTGGTATCAAGCCAATGGGCATTATGGGTGTGGGATACAGTACACTAATAGATCGCTGTACAATGGCTTTAGTAATGGCGGTCTATATATTTCGTTCTAAGCATTTTAAAAAATACCTTACAGATTTTTCTTTAACAAAAATTGACGCTAAACGCTGTTTGCAAATACTCGGTATTGGCGGGCCGGTGGCTTTGCAGTACGGATTTGAGGTAAGCGCATTTAGTGGTGCTGCTGTAATTATAGGCAGTATTGGGCTTGTGCAGCTTGCAGCGCACCAAATAGCAATTAACCTTGCGTCAATAACCTATATGATGTCAAGCGGCCTTTCGGCGGCTGCTGCTATCAAGTCTGGTAATTACTTTGGCGTGCGCGACCACTCCTCTTTGCGAAAATCAGCAAATGCAAGCTATCATGTGGTGATAGCGTTTATGGCAATAACAGCTATAATTTTTACCATTGGAAACAACTTTTTGCCATGGATATATACTGAAGACAAAGCTGTAATAGCCGTTGCATCACAACTACTTATTATCGCAGCAATGTTTCAGTTGTTTGACGGCACGCAGGTTATTGGATTGGGTATTCTACGTGGTATGAGCGATGTAAATATCCCCACCCTTATAACGTTCTTCGCCTATTGGGTGTTAGGCTTACCACTGGGCTGGTTACTTGGTATTTATTTAGATTGGGGTGTATCGGGTGTTTGGTATGGCCTAACGGCTGGCTTATTGGCGTCTGCTATTTTATTGTATACCCGGTTTAAAGTGATCAGCCATAAGCATAGATTGGCGGATAGAAATGCATTAATAATTGCAAGAGATTAA
- a CDS encoding AlbA family DNA-binding domain-containing protein — MNVKKQIFEGEGVTLDFKKTITSCEKIARTMVSFANNRGGRLLIGVADDGAIKGVKSEDEERYMITRAAHLYSRPALEPRFEEIYVDDRLILIVDIEESNLKPHSALAEDGKWWVYVRVKDKSVLASKVMVDVLKRSTSPTGVFISYSDKEKLLLEYLDKNERIDIKQLCDLIKVGRRAAQRLLVNLALSGIIKIHTSEKEEYYTAAG; from the coding sequence ATGAATGTTAAAAAACAGATCTTTGAAGGCGAAGGTGTAACACTCGACTTTAAGAAAACCATTACCAGCTGTGAGAAGATTGCGCGCACAATGGTTTCCTTCGCTAATAACAGGGGTGGCAGGCTTCTTATCGGCGTAGCTGATGACGGAGCGATCAAGGGTGTAAAATCTGAAGATGAGGAACGTTATATGATAACCAGGGCGGCACATTTATATTCCAGGCCAGCTCTTGAACCTCGGTTTGAAGAAATTTATGTTGATGATAGACTGATTTTAATAGTTGATATTGAAGAAAGCAATCTTAAACCACATTCAGCATTAGCCGAAGATGGAAAATGGTGGGTCTACGTTCGTGTCAAAGACAAAAGCGTTTTGGCGAGCAAAGTTATGGTAGACGTTTTAAAACGCTCCACAAGCCCAACCGGAGTTTTCATATCTTATTCTGATAAAGAAAAGCTATTGCTGGAATATCTTGACAAAAACGAACGTATAGATATAAAACAATTATGCGACCTGATAAAAGTTGGCAGACGTGCCGCTCAACGCCTGTTGGTCAATCTTGCGTTGTCAGGCATTATCAAAATACACACTTCTGAGAAGGAAGAATATTACACCGCCGCAGGATAG